In the genome of Natronomonas salina, the window GTGACGAGTGGGAACTGCACTTTGTCTGCAAAGTCGAACTCGAAACCAACGACTCAGCAGGCGGCGAAGTGGCAGGCATCGATCTCGGTATCAAGAACCTCGCCACGGTCGCGTTCCCCGACCAATGCGTTCGGTACCCCGGCAACTCGCTCAAGCAGGACAAGCACTACTTCACCCAAGCCGAGTACGACAAGGAAGGCGAGAACAGCCCCTCTGAGAAGTCGATGTGGGCACGTCGAAAACACGCAGACCGTGTAACCAACTTCTACCACGTTCTCACGGACACCGTCATCACCGAGTGTGTCGAACGCGGTGTTAGCACGCTCGCGGTGAGTTGGCCTGAAGACGTGCGAGAATCTGATTGGGGCAAGACCGACAACAAGAAGTTGCACTCGTGGGCGTTCGACCGTCTATATCAGTACCTCGAATACAAAGGAGAGACCCACGGTGTTGAGGTGCTGAAAGAGAACGAGTGGAACACCTCGAAGACGTGTTCGGGGTGTGGTGACGACACGAAGTCGAACCGTGTCGGACGTGGCCTGTACGTCTGCTCGTCGTGCGAGTTGGTCGGGAACGCGGATTGTAACGGGGCGGAGAATATGAGGCAGAAGATAACTCCGAGTCCTCACGGCGAGGATAGGAGTAACGGCTGTGTGGCACAGCCATCGGTACACCGGTTCGACCGCGAGAGCGGGATGTTTCGCACGAGAGAACAGGTCGTGTCGTAGACCGGCAAATATCCCAACCTGCGGTACGGTAAGCCCCGACGTTTACAGTGGGGAGGATGTCACGCGTTCATCGCTGTCGACTCCGCCGGTGAGGTACTCATCTATCGCGGCGTTCCCCTGGCCGTGGCCGTCTGGCTTGACGCCAGCCCGCTCATCGCAGTCGTGCTCGGGACGCTGCTGTGGGCGAGCCTCCACCCGATTCATAAAATCCCGGATACCGTCCTCACCGGAGCGCTGTACGCGTGGCTGTGCCTGAGCGGGGCAGGACACCTTGCGATCGTCATCCACGTCGGCACCAACGTGGTCGGACACAGTCTCTGCCGAGCCAACTCCTGGGCGGATCACGGCCGCTATCCACACCACTCAGAGACGGATGCGTGAACCGAGTGCGATGCCCCCGCGAACCTCTGCTGGGTTCACTCCCACGGGACGGTAGTCGCTCGTGGAGCCACAAACTGAGCTATCGACTCAACATCAACACACCGCAGAGTCTCCGGTGGAAGGCCGATAACCCGCGCGGGAACGCCGCCATTCTGTGGGTAACGGTTGATCTCGTAGACAGAGGGCGGTCCTGTATCGTCCGAGTGTCGCGTGAAGCACTGAAGCGGTTCAACGATATCATCCCGCCGATGCCCGCGTTCGTGCCCTTGATAGGCGAGCGGACGAACCGGCATTACGAGATCAGCATCGAGGCGCCAGAAGCGATCGACGTGTTCGTCCTCGGCGAATACGATCCGGACGACGGGGAAGCGCTGACGGAGTACCTGGACGGTGAGTTCTCGTACGTCCCCGAGTATTCGGCGAGGGGGACGCGGTCACACTCGGCGTTCGTCTTCGTCCCCGTCCGCTGATTGAGATAATAACCAATTACTAACCAACCAGGTCGTAACATGGCTGATTGTCGCTGCACAATTAGGTGGGTGATAACCAAAGGAGTGGCAGAGTTCTCATATTATAGACGGTGGCCATCGAATGATGGAGATTAAGGACAGAATGAAAAACGTAGGTGGGTACGTCGGCCCGGTCATAGATGTCCATCACGGAGCCCCGATTCTACGCTCTCAAGGGGAGGAGAGATAATGGATTCACCTGAACAATCAACATCACAAACGCGTGAATCCAGCTCGTCGCTGACCGACGGGTCCGAGTCGGAGCAACGACTCGGACCCGAAGAGCATCGGTCGAACCCAGCATCTGTGGATACCAGTCGGGAGTTTCAGACCGACGACCGAATCATCGTTGGGATCCCGACGTACAACGAGGAGGTCGCTATCGGCAGCGTCGTCCTCAACAGCCAGCAGTACGCCGACGAGGTGATCGTCGTCGACGACGGGAGCACCGATCAGACGGTCGAGATCGCCACTCAGGCTGGTGCAACGGTCATCAAGCATCCCGAGAACAAAGGGAAGGGTGGCGCAATCAAGACGCTGTTGAGCCACGCCCAGAATCGTGACCTCGACGCACTGGTCCTGCTCGACGGCGATGGCCAACACGTGCCTCGAGATATCCCCGACGTCGTCGAACCGATTCTCCAGAAGGAGTGCGATTTCACGATCGGGAGTCGGTACCTCGATGAGGAGACGACTGAGACGCCGCTACACCGCCGGATCGGCCAGCGTGTGCTCGACTATCTGACCCTGGGGTCGTCAGGGCAGAACCTCACTGACACCCAGAGTGGCTTCCGTGCGTTCTCACCGGGAGCGGTAGCTAAAATGAACCTCCGGACTGATGGAATGGGCGTCGAAAGCGAGATGATCGGGGAGGCCACAGCGAACAATCTCGACATCAAAGAGGTTCCCATCGACGTCCGATACGACAACATCGACGGACAGACGTATAGCTCGATGCAACACGGCTTGACCGTTGCGGCCTTCATTACACAACTTATCCGTGATCGGCACCCGATGTTGTTCTTCGGGGTGCCCGCGCTCCTCATGCTGATCGCTGGAGGTGGGGTAATGACGCACAGCGCGTGGTTGTACCAGGCCACAGGCCAATTTCACCAGTGGCGCGTCATCATCAGTGGGTTCACCATCCTGGTCGGGACGATCTGTCTCTTCTGTGGGCTCGTTCTAAGCCAAGTTCAGCATATGATTCGAGGCCACCTGAACTAGAGAAGATGGATCAGCAAGAATCACATCTCGCCTTCGTCTTGGGAACGCGACCCGATGAGTGGAAAGATGCTGGTGTGACCGTTCGACGGATATAGACAATGAGTGATACGCGTCCAACCGCTTGGCTGGATCTCGTCAGTCCGTCCCACCCGTTCTTCTTCTCGGCATTACTCGATGAGCTGCCGGGTCTCGATGTAAAGACGACAGTGCGGAAGAAGACTGAAACCGTAGACTTGGCTGAAACCGAGGGGTTCGATTTTGAGATCGTCGGCCGGGATTTCAACAATACCCTGTTGCGGAAAGTCGGGATCCCCCTCAGGACCGCTCAGTTGAGCGTGCAGGCACCTGCAGCGGACATCTCATTGTCGTCTCGCAACGCGATGTGCATTCTCGCATCGAAGGTTCGAGGAATTCCGTCGATTCACTTCACCGATAACGATATCACAGCCCACGTAGATGGCCTCACGGTCGAAGAACTCTACAATCGATTCGAGGCCCAAGCGACTCACAACGTTGTCCCCGCAGCGTTTCAAACCGAGGAACTGACAAAATGGGGCGCGGATCCATCCCAGATTCACACCTACCAGGGGTACAAAGAGGACGTCTACGTGGCCAACTTCGAACCCGACCCGGATTTCACGTCCAAGTTACCGTTCGAGGACTTCGTCGTTATTCGGCCGGAAGCACTCGATGCGGCGTATGTAGATGCTGAATCGTCGCTCGTCCCTCGATTACTCGAGGGATTCGTGGCTGAAGGAATGAACGTCGTGTACCTGCCACGCGGTCGAGGAGATATCGAGTACGCCGACGGCTACAGCCGAACGCAAGTTTTCACCCCGAATCAAGCGTTAGATGGCCTGCAACTGGCATGGCACTCTCGTGGGATATTGACCGGGTCAGGCACCATGGCACGTGAAGCCGCTTGCATGGAGAAGCCCGCGGTTTCATTCTTCCCGAGTTCGCTGCTATCGGTCGACCAGGAGATGGTCGAGAACGATATGATCTTCCATTCTCGCGACCCCCAGGCCATCGTCGAATTCATCATGTCGACGTCAGAGGAAGAACGGACACCAGATACGTCCAGATCGAACGAAGTATTCGACGACGTAGTGCAGATCGTCGATAGGCTGATCGAGTCGGAGACGGGGATGGAGTTCGAATGAAGGTTCTCAATCTGATCAACGCTCGGAAACCGTTCCTGATGGAACAGATCCGAGCCGTAGAAGCGACCGGCGTCGAGTGTGACACGATTTGCGTCCCAGGGGACTTCTATGCGGACGATTCGGACTTTACCAGTCGATCGGTGTGGGATTACGTGAAGTTCTATCCGATGGTCCTCTCCCAGGTTTCGTCGGAGTATGACGTGATCCACGCACACTACGGACTCACAGCG includes:
- a CDS encoding DUF354 domain-containing protein yields the protein MSDTRPTAWLDLVSPSHPFFFSALLDELPGLDVKTTVRKKTETVDLAETEGFDFEIVGRDFNNTLLRKVGIPLRTAQLSVQAPAADISLSSRNAMCILASKVRGIPSIHFTDNDITAHVDGLTVEELYNRFEAQATHNVVPAAFQTEELTKWGADPSQIHTYQGYKEDVYVANFEPDPDFTSKLPFEDFVVIRPEALDAAYVDAESSLVPRLLEGFVAEGMNVVYLPRGRGDIEYADGYSRTQVFTPNQALDGLQLAWHSRGILTGSGTMAREAACMEKPAVSFFPSSLLSVDQEMVENDMIFHSRDPQAIVEFIMSTSEEERTPDTSRSNEVFDDVVQIVDRLIESETGMEFE
- a CDS encoding glycosyltransferase family 2 protein, translated to MDSPEQSTSQTRESSSSLTDGSESEQRLGPEEHRSNPASVDTSREFQTDDRIIVGIPTYNEEVAIGSVVLNSQQYADEVIVVDDGSTDQTVEIATQAGATVIKHPENKGKGGAIKTLLSHAQNRDLDALVLLDGDGQHVPRDIPDVVEPILQKECDFTIGSRYLDEETTETPLHRRIGQRVLDYLTLGSSGQNLTDTQSGFRAFSPGAVAKMNLRTDGMGVESEMIGEATANNLDIKEVPIDVRYDNIDGQTYSSMQHGLTVAAFITQLIRDRHPMLFFGVPALLMLIAGGGVMTHSAWLYQATGQFHQWRVIISGFTILVGTICLFCGLVLSQVQHMIRGHLN
- a CDS encoding RNA-guided endonuclease InsQ/TnpB family protein; protein product: MKNQLCWKDLNAQSSQKVIEELSDAFQSWFDLRQNDPEANPSGYRKHGDTRPRSTVTFKADGLKHDRENNRVRLSKGSNLKESRPDFILCDYQTHPDVDLTEVNKVQNVRAVWNGDEWELHFVCKVELETNDSAGGEVAGIDLGIKNLATVAFPDQCVRYPGNSLKQDKHYFTQAEYDKEGENSPSEKSMWARRKHADRVTNFYHVLTDTVITECVERGVSTLAVSWPEDVRESDWGKTDNKKLHSWAFDRLYQYLEYKGETHGVEVLKENEWNTSKTCSGCGDDTKSNRVGRGLYVCSSCELVGNADCNGAENMRQKITPSPHGEDRSNGCVAQPSVHRFDRESGMFRTREQVVS